From the Porphyrobacter sp. CACIAM 03H1 genome, the window CAGCGGGGGGCCACGGCGGTGGTGCCCTATTCGGCCCGGGCCCGCAGCGGCGCGCCGGTGGCCGTGCCCGTGACATGGAGCGAGCTCGAAGAGATGGAAAATGCTCACCCCTTCGCCATCGATGATGCCCCCGCGCTGCTGAAGCGCGCGCGTTCGGCGGGTCTCAAGGGCTGGGGCTTCGCCGCGCAGAGCCTCCCGCAGATCTGAGCGCCGCTGCCCCTAGCGGTTGAAGTGCAGGTAGTTGTTGTTGAACATGGCCACGCGCTTCAGCCGGTCGAGATCGACGATCCTGAGCTGGCGGTCGGACAGCTCGATCAGCTCCTCGCGGCGCATTTCCTGGAGCGTGCGGTTGAGATGGACGAGGCTCAGCCCGTTCGCCTCGGCAAGGTGGTTCTGGGTGATCGGCAGATCGAAGCCGAGCCCCGTCGCCAGCCCCACCGCCTTGAGGCGATAATATAGCTCGACGAACAGATGCGCGAGCCGCTCCAGCGGAGAGCGCTGGCCGATCGACAGCAGCCATTCGCGCTGGATCCCCGCGGAGACCATCTCGTGCCACAGCAGCGCCCGCAGCAGGTGCGGGCGTTCGTCGATCACCTCGTGGAACTGGTGCGGCTGGATCTCGTAGAACCGCACCGCCGTGAGCGCGCCGATAGAGTGGTCCAGCTCGGAGAGGATGTAGATGTTGAGATCGCAGAAATCGCCGGGAAGGAAAAAGCCGACGATCTGGCGGCGCCCGTCGGGCAGGTCCTTGTAGCGGCACGCCCACCCCGAGATCAGCAGGCGGATAACGGTCGGATTTTCGCCCTCGCGGGCAATGTCCGTCCGCGCGTCGCGGGCGCAGACCGGGCCGGTCTCGAGCGACGAAAGCGCGGCACGATCATGCTCGTCGAGCGGCATGTACCGGCCAAGCAGGCGGAACAACGGCTCGATGCCTGCAGCGGTCAAAGTCGGCATGATCTTCACCCCCGGTTGGTCGGACTGGACATCCCCGCCTCAAGGCGAACCTGCGGATCATGACACTAACTTGTGTGATGATCCGCGCCATGTCGGCGCGGCGGAACGGGCCGTAAACCGGCTGCGAAGATCCTGACCGCGGCCCCGGGGGGACATAGCCTCAGTAAGTGGCGGGAGGGTCGCTCGCGGGGAAGCTCTGGTCGCTTGCCTCGTCCACCTCGGTCCAAGGCTGCACGGGAGGATCGCGCATCGCCGCGGGCCCGGCATCGCGCACCGGATTGGCTCCACCCGCGGCCTGACCTTCGGCGAAAGCAGCGCGCGACGTGCCGGAACCGGCAGAGCGCCGCGCGAGCACATAGGCGCCGGCGCCGAGGGCAAGAAGGCCTAGAATCATGCGCATCAACTGTCTCCCGTCGGCCCGCCGTGTCTCCGGGCCGGAGTCGCGAGCGGCACGCCGCTGTGCCAGGATCTAGCGGTGCGCTGCCCGCAGCGTCCCTAACTTCGATCAGCAGCGACAAGGGGTGGCCCTCGGGCTGATATATGTTAGTCAGGCTTCGGCCCCTGCTCCCTATGCTCCGGGTTGCGAAAGACGAGCGAAATGGCGGACTTCCCTCACGATTGCGACGAGAGCCTGCTCGGGGCCGCGTTTCGCGCGCTCCCCGATGCAGCCTGCATCCTCGAGCCGGTGACGGGTCCGGACGCGGAGCCGGACGACTGGCGCTATCTCGCAAGCAACCTCAGGCACGCGGACCTGCTTGGTCGGCACGATCTCGTGGGCAAGACGCTCCGCGAGGCCCATCCCGATCTGCCCGAGGAATGGTTCACCGACTTTGCCCGCGTGCGCGCCACGGGCATTCCGGAAACGCTTGCACGCCAGCACGCAACGGAGTCCCTGATCTTCGAGGTCTGCTTCTCCCCTCTAGGGGCCGGCGACGCGATCATGGTGCGGATCCGCGATATCACGCAAGAGCATGCGGCGCGTGAGGAGAAGCGCGAAGCGGACACGCGCTACAAGCAGATCTTCGACGCGATCGACGAGGGGTTCTGCATCGTCAAGGTGCTCTTCGACGATGCGGGCGACCCGGTCGACTACCGCTTCCTCGAATGCAACGCGGCCTTCGTCGAGCACACCGGGCTCGAGGATCCGGTCGGCAAGACGATGCGCACGCTTCAGCCCGACATCGAGGACAAGTGGGTGGCCACCTATGCGCGGATCGCCCTTTCCGGCGTCGCCGAACGGTTCGAGAACGAATCGCCCGCGATGGGCCGCTGGTTCGATGTCTTCGCCTTCCCGATCGGCGAGCAGCCGCCCTATCTGGTGGGCATCCTGTTCGAGGACATCGGCGAGCGCAAAACGATGGAACTGGCGCTCCGGCACTCCGAGAACCGGTTGCAGTCGCTGATCGAGGCGACCTCGGACCTCATCTTCCGCATGAACCCGCAGGGCACGCTGATGGAACAGCTCGGCGGCAACAGCCTGCTGGGCGAGGTCAGCGGGGAGATCGACTGGATCGGGAGCTTCGTCGCTCCGACCGATCGGGACAGGGTGCGGCACCTCCTCCAGGAGGCGATCGAAACGCGCCAGCCGCTCGAGCTGGAGCACCGTTATCTCAGGCCCGATGGCGAGGTGGGCTGGCTCTATTCGCGCGCCGTCCCGGTGTTCGACGATGGCGGAGAGGTCACCGAATGGTTCGGCATGGCGACAGACATCACCAGCCGGCGCCATGCCGAACGCCAGCTGGCCCACGGCGCCGAGATGTTGCGGGTGGCGAGCGGGATCGGCAGGGTCGGCCTGTGGGACTGGAACGTCGAGACCGGTGAGCTGATCTGGTCGGACGAGCATTACCGCATGGAAGGCTACGAGCCGGGGGAGATCGCGCCGAGCTTCGAAGTGTGGGCCGAACGTGTCCACCCGGAAGACCGCGCCCGCACCGAAGCCGTGATTGCCGAGGCCATGCGCACCGGGGAGGAATATCTCAATGAATACCGCGTCTGCCATCCGGGCGGCGAGGTCGTCTGGCTCTCGGCCCGCGGGCGCTTTCTCTATGACGAGCAGGGCAAGCCCGTGCGGATGCTGGGCGCCATGATCGACACGACCCAGCGGCGGCGCGAGGAGGAATGGCAGAAGTTGCTGGTTGCCGAGCTCCAGCACCGGGTGCGCAACCTGATCGGCATGGTCCGCTCGGTCGCGCGGCTCTCGGCCCCGAGCCACCGCCATGTCGACGAATATGTCGATCACCTGATCGGTCGCCTGCAGGCGATGGGTCGCACCCAGAGCACCCTCACCCGCTCCCCCGGCCGGAGCGTGGACCTCGCCGAACTGGTGCGCGAGGAGCTGCTGGTCCACGCCGTCCAGCCCGACAAGTGTCATGTCGACGGGCCGGAGGTCGCGCTCTCCCCCCATGCGGCGGAGATCGTCACCCTCGCGATCCACGAACTCGCCACCAATTCGATCAAGTACGGCGCGCTCGGCGACACCGGCTATATCCGGATCGTCTGGACGCTACTGAACAGGGACGGGAAGCGCTGGGTCAGCCTGCGCTGGCAGGAAACCGCACCGGTGCGCAAGACGAAGCACAACCGCAAGGGGTTCGGGCGAAAGCTGATCGAGGAGCGGGTACCCTACGAACTGCAGGGCGAGGGTCGCTTCGCGCTCCACGACACGGGCGTCCTTGCCGAGCTCGAATTTCCGCTGTCCGATGCCGGCAGCATTCTCGATCCGCGATCGTGAGGGAGAAGCGGGCATGACCGACCATGTGCTGAACGGCCGCCGCGTGATTATTCTGGAGGACGACTATTACCAGGCCCAGGATTGCCGGCATCTGCTCGAAGAGGCCGGGGCCAGGGTGATCGCGATGTCGGGCACGCTGCCCGATGTCGATACGCTGCTGGCCGACGGTCCGATCGATGCCGCGTTGCTCGACATCAATCTCGGACACGGCCTGTCGCTCGATTTCGCCCGCGAACTGCGCCGCCGTTCGATACCTTTCGTGTTCCTCACCGGATATGACGCAGCGACGCTGCCCGATGATCTCGCGGGCAGCGCCTATGTCAGCAAGCCCGCAGACGGGGCGCGCATAGTGGCTACGCTGGAACGTCTGGTGAGGCGGGATACCTAGGGCGAGCGGCGGCCGTCAGGCCGCCACCACCTTGAGCCGCTCGCGTTCGCGCGGGGTCTGGACCCGCGGGGCGAGATAGGAACTGTCGAACCCGGCGATCTGCTGCAGCGTGCGCAGGTCGAGGATCGTCAGCTGCTTCGAGCGCAGCGTGATGAGCCCCTCCTGACGCAATTGCTGGAGCTTGCGGTTGATGTGCACCGGAGTGAGGCCGAGCACGTCCGCCAGATCGTCCTGCGCCAGGGGGAAGTAGATCTGGTTGCCTTGGTGCGCATCGACCAGCGAGAGCCGGTAATGGGCCTCGCAAATGAGGTGCGCCATCCGCTCGAGCGCGTCGCGGCGACCGACATTGACCACCCACGAGGAAAGCACCGCGTTCTCCATGCAGCCATAGTTGCGCATCGCCTCGCCGACCGCCGGGAAACGGTCGATCACGCGGCGCATGTCGGCGTGGAGGATGTTGACGATCTTGCACGGGCTCAGGGTGATGACTTCCTCGATCGCGATGCCGTTGGGCGAGGAATCGAAGTAGAAGGCATCGCCCGGCACCAGCAGGCGGGTGATCTGGCGCGCGCCGTTGCGCAGGATCTGGTAACGCGCCGCCCAGCCGCTGAGAACGACAGGAAAGGACACCATCTCGTCGCCGTCGCGCGACAGGTATTTCTTGGCGCCGATCTCCTTCGGCTGCCGGCACAATTCTTCGACCGCCTCGATTTCCTGATCGCTCAGTTCGGCAGCATGCATAAGTCGCAGCAGGAAGGCGTTGAACACGTGCTTGCTCCTCTGGAGGTGTTGAGAGACTTGCACTTGTCCCCCAACATGGACCTTGTCTCTCGATCAAAAGTTATCGGCGCTGTCGAATCCCTGCATTTCACCGCGTAAACGCAGCGTATCGTCTCACTCCCGTTTTCGCAAATGCGTCGCAATGAGGTGCGCCGGGTGCATCGGCCGAGCGCGAGGCCTCCGGAAATTCCCCTATTCTTGCAACCGATTCGACCGAGTGCGTCGATCCCGACATGGCTTTCGACGGGGCGTCACGGCACGGCGATAGGGCGTCCGCCGTGGGTAATTCAGGATAGGGGGTCCGAACCGCTTCGGTGGGACTCTTGTTGAGGCCCGGTCTTGCGGGGCAGCCGCAGGATCGGGGTTCATAACGGAAAGGAATGTGAGATGGCGAACGAGCGCAATCAGAACCGCGAGAGCCAGAACCGGGAAGGCGATCGCAACGACCAGATGCAGGCGAGCGAGAACCAGCGCGGCTACGGCCAGAGCGGTTCGGGCTGGAACCAGGACCAGCAGGGCGATCAGGGCC encodes:
- a CDS encoding Crp/Fnr family transcriptional regulator, encoding MFNAFLLRLMHAAELSDQEIEAVEELCRQPKEIGAKKYLSRDGDEMVSFPVVLSGWAARYQILRNGARQITRLLVPGDAFYFDSSPNGIAIEEVITLSPCKIVNILHADMRRVIDRFPAVGEAMRNYGCMENAVLSSWVVNVGRRDALERMAHLICEAHYRLSLVDAHQGNQIYFPLAQDDLADVLGLTPVHINRKLQQLRQEGLITLRSKQLTILDLRTLQQIAGFDSSYLAPRVQTPRERERLKVVAA
- a CDS encoding PAS domain-containing protein — translated: MADFPHDCDESLLGAAFRALPDAACILEPVTGPDAEPDDWRYLASNLRHADLLGRHDLVGKTLREAHPDLPEEWFTDFARVRATGIPETLARQHATESLIFEVCFSPLGAGDAIMVRIRDITQEHAAREEKREADTRYKQIFDAIDEGFCIVKVLFDDAGDPVDYRFLECNAAFVEHTGLEDPVGKTMRTLQPDIEDKWVATYARIALSGVAERFENESPAMGRWFDVFAFPIGEQPPYLVGILFEDIGERKTMELALRHSENRLQSLIEATSDLIFRMNPQGTLMEQLGGNSLLGEVSGEIDWIGSFVAPTDRDRVRHLLQEAIETRQPLELEHRYLRPDGEVGWLYSRAVPVFDDGGEVTEWFGMATDITSRRHAERQLAHGAEMLRVASGIGRVGLWDWNVETGELIWSDEHYRMEGYEPGEIAPSFEVWAERVHPEDRARTEAVIAEAMRTGEEYLNEYRVCHPGGEVVWLSARGRFLYDEQGKPVRMLGAMIDTTQRRREEEWQKLLVAELQHRVRNLIGMVRSVARLSAPSHRHVDEYVDHLIGRLQAMGRTQSTLTRSPGRSVDLAELVREELLVHAVQPDKCHVDGPEVALSPHAAEIVTLAIHELATNSIKYGALGDTGYIRIVWTLLNRDGKRWVSLRWQETAPVRKTKHNRKGFGRKLIEERVPYELQGEGRFALHDTGVLAELEFPLSDAGSILDPRS
- a CDS encoding Crp/Fnr family transcriptional regulator, which produces MPTLTAAGIEPLFRLLGRYMPLDEHDRAALSSLETGPVCARDARTDIAREGENPTVIRLLISGWACRYKDLPDGRRQIVGFFLPGDFCDLNIYILSELDHSIGALTAVRFYEIQPHQFHEVIDERPHLLRALLWHEMVSAGIQREWLLSIGQRSPLERLAHLFVELYYRLKAVGLATGLGFDLPITQNHLAEANGLSLVHLNRTLQEMRREELIELSDRQLRIVDLDRLKRVAMFNNNYLHFNR
- a CDS encoding response regulator, with product MTDHVLNGRRVIILEDDYYQAQDCRHLLEEAGARVIAMSGTLPDVDTLLADGPIDAALLDINLGHGLSLDFARELRRRSIPFVFLTGYDAATLPDDLAGSAYVSKPADGARIVATLERLVRRDT